In Coriobacteriaceae bacterium, a single window of DNA contains:
- a CDS encoding PRD domain-containing protein translates to MVIKRVFNNNVAMVTSDDGSELIVIGRGLCFGRHAGDAIDEASVEKTYALQEGTSQDSRTIDRLAHLLESIPTVNLVISEDIVQMLRRELNVDINDKILIALADHISLALERERKGVPCENPLLLEIQQFYRKEYALAGRALQIVKEYMGIQMSEEEQGFITLHIVNATMPQRSDRLIISVQLVRDVLAIVSERYATTLDNTSLLYERFVRHLQFFAQRALDPAAGQINGDALFRIDETAYPCAFSCADAIAAHLSSTYNVVVTDAEKSYLAYHIVNLLGEPGL, encoded by the coding sequence GTGGTTATCAAGCGAGTTTTCAACAACAACGTCGCAATGGTCACTTCGGACGATGGCTCTGAGCTCATCGTCATCGGTCGAGGCCTCTGCTTTGGCCGTCATGCCGGCGATGCCATCGACGAGGCATCGGTCGAAAAGACCTACGCGTTGCAGGAGGGAACTTCTCAGGATTCGCGTACGATTGACCGCTTGGCACATCTTTTAGAGTCCATCCCCACCGTCAACCTCGTGATTTCCGAGGATATCGTTCAGATGCTTCGTCGAGAGCTCAATGTTGATATCAACGACAAGATTCTCATTGCTCTCGCAGACCATATCAGCCTTGCTTTGGAGCGCGAGCGCAAGGGCGTCCCCTGCGAGAATCCGTTGCTGCTCGAGATCCAGCAGTTCTATCGCAAGGAGTATGCGCTTGCGGGCCGTGCGCTGCAGATTGTCAAGGAGTATATGGGCATCCAGATGAGCGAAGAAGAGCAGGGTTTTATTACGCTGCATATCGTCAACGCCACCATGCCGCAACGCTCCGACCGTCTCATCATCTCGGTCCAGCTCGTTCGCGATGTGCTCGCGATTGTTTCCGAGCGCTATGCTACGACCCTCGATAACACCTCGCTGCTCTATGAGCGTTTCGTTCGCCATCTGCAGTTTTTCGCGCAGCGAGCGCTCGATCCCGCGGCCGGGCAAATCAATGGCGACGCGCTGTTCCGAATCGATGAAACGGCGTATCCGTGTGCATTCTCGTGCGCGGACGCCATAGCCGCCCACTTGTCGTCTACCTATAACGTTGTCGTTACCGATGCCGAGAAGAGTTATCTCGCATATCACATTGTTAACCTGCTTGGAGAACCTGGTCTCTAG
- a CDS encoding PTS glucose transporter subunit IIA, whose translation MGFFSRLMGGSDEQKTAASEFEILAPVAGELVHLENTNDPAFSSRAVGDGVAVVPQEGTVCAPVSGTVAALFPTEHALGIMSDDSSAQVMLHIGIDTVKLEGKGFHALVAQGDHVDAGQPLVEVDFDAVRAAGFDPTVFVIVCERSENSTLREHASGPVAVKEPVVWLSE comes from the coding sequence ATGGGTTTCTTTTCTCGCCTGATGGGCGGTTCGGATGAGCAGAAGACTGCAGCTTCCGAGTTCGAAATCCTCGCTCCCGTTGCCGGCGAGCTTGTTCATCTAGAAAATACCAATGACCCCGCTTTTAGCAGCCGTGCCGTGGGCGATGGCGTTGCCGTGGTTCCCCAAGAGGGAACGGTGTGCGCTCCTGTTTCCGGCACCGTCGCGGCGCTGTTTCCGACTGAGCACGCGCTGGGCATCATGTCCGACGACAGCTCTGCTCAGGTGATGCTGCATATCGGAATCGACACTGTTAAGCTTGAGGGCAAGGGCTTCCATGCGCTTGTTGCCCAGGGTGACCATGTCGACGCGGGCCAGCCCCTCGTCGAGGTCGATTTCGACGCGGTCCGCGCCGCCGGCTTCGATCCCACGGTCTTCGTTATCGTGTGCGAGCGTTCGGAGAACTCGACTCTTCGTGAGCACGCTTCCGGCCCTGTTGCTGTTAAAGAGCCTGTCGTCTGGCTTTCCGAGTAA
- a CDS encoding DEAD/DEAH box helicase, with protein MRNSVSDVTDAEILDEIRETMTQAAFDAADEASAAETVESATENLPAFDELGLSDEMLRAIENLGYTAPTPVQAGSIPVVLEGRDLLAAAQTGTGKTAAFLLPTMNNLEHIAPPKPVRGRGGRNRRRGAKKPEGNGRGPVMLVITPTRELAQQIDEVASKIADVTGHVAVTVVGGVSYKPQTAALKYGCDILVATPGRLVDLIEQGACHLDEVKVLVLDEADRMLDMGFLPAVRRIVRETPAERQTLLFSATLDEEAVGEITDLVSDPARVEIAPATSTADTVDQFVFPVSIEAKNNLLPEFLKKEGPERTIVFMRTKHRADSCCRRLERKGIKAAAIHGNRSQAQRERALSAFRDGTVDVLVATDVLARGIDISDVRYVVNFDVPAEPTDYIHRIGRTGRAGELGWAITFVTEQDVDEFYEIEKLMDKTADIYEAGDLHVGPNPPAVDPERDPAAFKVKKKTKRGKSKSKKKLEQARRDGKRNGDDYGDVAGRSNRGRGDGERPSRPKRGGKTRVREGVQARVDEAVESVAREVAAEERVSAGAVEQAPRGNRAERRAKQFQGEAHRRRREDEDRGGRRRVEREDEGRGSRGGKRGSGDRRRSGRDGERGGRDERRGGEGRGSRDERGTRGGESRGGKRFDERGGREGGRGGERREGARGNGGRSGAGRSNESRDRRDPRASRDRRDDWRNYDDTREERRGGYRGGRGGNQAGSRGGRAGGRDNRGSYGNNRGGKRGGSSRRPGDGGGKRGGSSRRPGDGGGKRK; from the coding sequence ATGCGTAATTCTGTATCCGACGTCACGGACGCCGAGATTCTGGACGAGATCCGCGAGACCATGACCCAGGCTGCCTTCGATGCTGCCGACGAGGCCAGCGCCGCCGAGACCGTCGAGTCCGCGACCGAGAACCTGCCCGCCTTTGACGAGCTGGGACTTTCGGACGAGATGCTTCGTGCCATCGAGAACCTAGGCTACACGGCACCCACGCCTGTCCAGGCTGGCTCCATCCCCGTGGTGCTCGAGGGCCGCGACCTGCTTGCCGCCGCTCAGACCGGCACCGGCAAGACGGCCGCCTTTTTGCTGCCGACCATGAACAACCTGGAACACATCGCTCCGCCCAAACCCGTGCGTGGGCGCGGCGGTCGCAACCGTCGTCGCGGTGCTAAAAAGCCCGAGGGCAACGGCCGTGGCCCTGTGATGCTCGTCATCACCCCCACGCGTGAGCTTGCCCAGCAAATCGACGAGGTCGCGAGCAAAATCGCCGACGTCACCGGTCATGTCGCCGTGACCGTCGTGGGCGGCGTGAGCTACAAGCCCCAGACCGCGGCGCTCAAGTACGGCTGCGACATCCTGGTCGCCACGCCGGGCCGTCTGGTCGATCTGATCGAGCAGGGTGCCTGCCACCTGGACGAGGTCAAGGTGCTGGTGCTCGACGAGGCCGACCGCATGCTCGACATGGGCTTTTTGCCCGCCGTCCGCCGCATTGTGCGCGAGACGCCGGCCGAGCGTCAGACGCTGCTGTTCTCGGCGACCCTCGACGAGGAGGCCGTGGGCGAGATCACCGACCTGGTGAGCGACCCGGCACGCGTGGAGATTGCGCCCGCCACGTCGACTGCCGACACCGTCGATCAGTTTGTGTTCCCGGTGTCCATCGAGGCCAAGAACAACCTGCTGCCCGAGTTCCTCAAGAAGGAGGGCCCGGAGCGCACTATCGTCTTTATGCGCACCAAGCACCGCGCCGACAGCTGCTGCCGTCGTCTGGAGCGTAAGGGCATCAAGGCCGCCGCGATCCACGGCAACCGCAGCCAGGCTCAGCGCGAGCGCGCACTTTCGGCCTTCCGCGACGGCACCGTCGACGTACTGGTGGCGACCGATGTTCTCGCCCGCGGCATCGACATTAGCGACGTGCGCTACGTCGTGAACTTTGACGTGCCGGCCGAGCCGACCGACTACATCCACCGCATTGGCCGTACGGGCCGCGCCGGCGAGCTGGGCTGGGCCATTACGTTTGTGACCGAGCAGGATGTCGATGAGTTCTACGAGATCGAGAAGCTCATGGACAAGACGGCCGACATCTACGAGGCCGGCGACCTGCATGTGGGTCCCAATCCGCCCGCGGTTGACCCCGAGCGCGACCCTGCGGCCTTTAAGGTGAAGAAGAAGACCAAGCGCGGCAAGTCCAAGAGCAAGAAGAAGCTTGAGCAGGCGCGTCGCGACGGCAAGCGCAACGGCGACGATTACGGCGATGTGGCCGGTCGTTCCAACCGTGGTCGCGGCGACGGCGAGCGTCCGAGCCGTCCCAAGCGTGGCGGCAAGACCCGCGTGCGCGAGGGCGTTCAGGCTCGCGTGGACGAGGCTGTGGAGAGCGTGGCCCGCGAGGTGGCTGCCGAGGAGCGCGTCAGTGCTGGTGCCGTTGAGCAGGCCCCGCGCGGCAACCGCGCCGAGCGTCGTGCCAAGCAGTTCCAGGGCGAGGCACACCGCCGTCGCCGTGAGGACGAGGACCGCGGCGGTCGTCGCCGTGTCGAGCGCGAGGACGAGGGCCGTGGCTCGCGTGGCGGCAAGCGCGGATCGGGTGACCGTCGTCGCTCCGGTCGCGATGGCGAACGAGGCGGGCGCGATGAGCGCCGCGGCGGCGAAGGCCGTGGTTCGCGTGACGAGCGTGGTACCCGCGGCGGCGAGTCCCGCGGTGGCAAGCGTTTTGACGAGCGCGGAGGCCGCGAGGGCGGCCGCGGTGGTGAGCGTCGCGAGGGCGCTCGTGGCAACGGTGGCCGCAGCGGCGCCGGTCGTTCGAATGAGTCGCGCGATCGTCGCGACCCGCGTGCCAGCCGCGATCGTCGCGATGACTGGCGCAACTACGACGACACCCGCGAGGAGCGCCGTGGCGGCTATCGCGGCGGGCGTGGCGGCAACCAGGCCGGCTCCCGCGGCGGTCGTGCCGGCGGTCGCGATAACCGTGGCAGCTATGGTAACAATCGTGGCGGCAAGCGCGGCGGCAGCTCCCGTCGCCCCGGTGACGGCGGCGGCAAGCGCGGCGGCAGCTCCCGTCGTCCCGGCGACGGCGGCGGCAAGCGCAAGTAA
- a CDS encoding IS30 family transposase, translating into MSRPKPSGRSYGRLTRHERNTVERMLDRNRSAREIAAELGRSPSTVTREVAAHRYVTAPRSRYGEPAPADLSGACPRLSAWPRCCNGCSHRRGYGCSRRPRVFYSARRAQEAADAELSASRSGIDETEEGAAAKLAAIRDGLARGLSPQQIAATTPGLSASTVYRWVDAGYDGMTNMELRRKVGYRPRSRRAPKRATSHSSRRSHASFLALGEDACAAAWEMDTVEGPRGDSARLLTLLHRPSHFQLALPLPDGTCASVLAALSSLRGVLGEDGARRAFGAVLTDNGSEFADEGAIAALIGERDGETRLFYCDPRQSQQKGACEKNHVEIRKLLPKGAGARFDRLTAADCALLMSQVNSEPRGALGFLTPARVLRMALGEDASALMDAFGIEELAPGELDLTPGCIDRARAARSEGPLAG; encoded by the coding sequence ATGTCCAGACCCAAGCCGTCCGGAAGGTCGTACGGGAGGCTCACGAGGCACGAGAGGAACACGGTCGAGAGGATGCTCGACCGCAACCGCAGCGCCCGCGAGATCGCCGCGGAGCTCGGCAGGTCGCCATCGACCGTGACCAGGGAGGTGGCGGCGCACCGCTACGTCACCGCGCCGCGCTCGCGCTACGGCGAGCCCGCGCCCGCGGACCTCTCGGGGGCCTGCCCCAGGCTCTCCGCGTGGCCGAGGTGCTGCAACGGCTGCTCGCACAGGAGGGGCTACGGCTGCTCGAGGAGGCCCAGGGTGTTCTACAGCGCCAGGAGGGCGCAGGAGGCGGCCGACGCCGAGCTCTCGGCGAGCAGGTCCGGGATCGACGAGACCGAGGAGGGCGCCGCCGCCAAGCTCGCGGCCATCAGGGACGGGCTCGCGCGCGGGCTCTCCCCGCAGCAGATAGCGGCGACGACCCCCGGGCTCAGCGCCTCCACCGTCTACAGGTGGGTGGACGCCGGCTACGACGGCATGACGAACATGGAGCTCAGGCGCAAGGTCGGCTACAGGCCGAGGTCGCGCCGGGCCCCGAAGAGGGCGACGTCCCACTCGTCGCGCAGGTCGCACGCGTCGTTCCTCGCGCTCGGCGAGGACGCCTGCGCCGCGGCCTGGGAGATGGACACCGTCGAGGGCCCCAGGGGCGACTCCGCCAGGCTCCTCACGCTCCTGCACCGCCCGAGCCACTTCCAGCTGGCCCTGCCGCTGCCGGACGGCACGTGCGCCTCGGTCCTGGCGGCGCTCTCCTCCCTGCGCGGGGTCCTCGGCGAGGACGGCGCGAGGCGCGCCTTCGGCGCCGTGCTCACCGACAACGGGAGCGAGTTCGCCGACGAGGGCGCCATCGCGGCGCTGATCGGCGAGCGGGACGGCGAGACCAGGCTCTTCTACTGCGACCCCCGGCAGAGCCAGCAGAAGGGCGCGTGCGAGAAGAACCACGTGGAGATCAGGAAGCTGCTGCCCAAGGGCGCCGGGGCCAGGTTCGACCGGCTGACGGCGGCGGACTGCGCGCTGCTCATGTCGCAGGTGAACTCCGAGCCGAGGGGGGCGCTCGGGTTCCTGACGCCGGCGCGCGTGCTGCGGATGGCCCTCGGGGAGGACGCCTCCGCCCTCATGGACGCGTTCGGGATAGAGGAGCTGGCGCCCGGCGAGCTGGACCTCACGCCCGGCTGCATCGACAGGGCCAGGGCCGCGAGGAGCGAGGGGCCGCTGGCGGGATAG